The genomic segment GGCTAAGCTCGCCACCACCGCCAGAATGATAATGCCCAGTACGTCATCAATGACAGCGGCTCCGACAATAATCTGTCCTTCGGTTGATTTCAGATGACCTAGCTCTGAGAGTACCTTTGACGTAATTCCGATACTGGTGGCCGTTAGAGCCGCGCCTGCAAAAATCGCTGGAATAATTGGTACGTGAAAGAACACCACCAGTCCGACTGTTCCTAACGTGAAGGGAGCAACCACTCCCACCACCGCGACAATGGCTGCCTGATAGCCCACCTTGCCCAGCTCTCGCAGATCGGATTCTAGACCGATTTCAAATAGCAGCACGATCACGCCCAGCTCGGCCAAGACGGAAATCACTTCGCTCTGGCTGGCAAAGATATGGGCAACAGCCTCAGCATCTAGATTCCCCAGCCACTGTAGAGCCGTCATCAACAAAGAGTCAGTTGCTGCAGCTCCTGCCTCGGGGAAAACAATTAGGTGTAGAGCAGAAACGCCCACGATCACGCCACCAACGAGTTCACCTAGAACAGGCGGCAGGTCGAGACGTTTTGAGAGTTCGCCCCCCAGCTTACTCATCAGATAAACGATAATTAGCGTTAGCAAAACGCCTGTCAGGACAAAGGGGGCATACTCTGCCTCTGGGGTTGTGGCTAACAGAGAGGGCATCGGAGGCCCATCAACAGGGAACGTAAAAAGAGTTGTCGATAGCATTTGTAAAACCTTTAGTAAGGAGTGGAAGATGGAATGAGGAGTCAATACGGCTCGCTATCCAAACCAAAACCGCTGGGTAGAAAAAGAGTTCATTCAATCAAAAATATTAAAAACATTGATCTTAATAAATCATAAAGTCCTTTAGCGATAGATTCAAATCATTAATTCTTGGATAATCAATTAGTTTTATCTATGGATCCTTCGCGGATGGATGTCGAATCTGGTCAGCAGACTGTGTTGATTACCGCCAAGGGGATGGGGATTTCGGCTCAGCATCTTTCGCTATAGTTCATTCTAGGCATAGCTTCTGAGCTTCTAAAACATTTCAGGTGTTTGCAAAGAGAAGCGTAAGAACTCAAATGACTACGGCATCGAAGCCCCCTGCCAGTCATTCCAGGCATCAACACAAAAAGCACTAAAGATAGAAAAAAATCAATGTGCTTCGCAGAGATATGGATATTAGATTTCTGAGCTAATTGAAGCGTATAAGATTAGGCTATTTGATTCTATGTAAAGTTTTTGTTACATTAATTTACGTAAAGATACAGCACATGGAGATCAATATGTTTGCACCTATCGTTTTGACACTGAAGCAGTTGATCGGTAAGCCTCAGTTCATGAAGATGAGAGGCAAGGCGATCGCAATGCACTCCCGAGTGATCACCAATGTCTGCAACCAGTTTGGAATTGAACGAACACCCCGGCAGAATATGATTCGGCTCGCCCGTGACAATGGCAAGCGGCTCGGTCTTCTCGCATAACGACAAAGATGGGATGCTCTTCGCATCTGAGTCGTTGATGCTATATGAAACCACCTCACCCCGACCATCACTATTTTCTGTTCAAATCCCCCCGCTAGTCCGATGGGCAGATCGCTTGAGCCACAAATAAGTGGATGGAATAAAGTAGAGAGCTAGTAGTGTTGCACCACCCAAGCCACCAGCAATTGCGATCGCAAGCGGGGGCCAAAACCCAGTCGGATCTAACATGAGCGGCACAAAGCCAATAATCGTAGTTACCGTTGTGGCAATGATGTGGCGCGTCGCTTTCAATACAACCTCTTGGGTGGCTTTGCGATCTCCTTGACGAGCTAGAGGATCAGCCTGCAGTGCGGCTAATACCACAATCGAATCATTGAGGGCGAGACCAATCAGCCCTAGGGTTCCGAGAATGGCTGTGAATCCAAAGAGGGCGTCAAAAGTCCATAGGGCGAGGGCGGCTAAACCGATGGCTGCGATCGCAACGACAGCCAACACCCCCGCCAAAGCGAAAGAGTTAAAGGACAGCACCAGAATTGCCGTCATCAGAACCATCAATACACCTACGGTAGAGAGAAGATTACCGACAGCACTTCCCCTTGCATCAGCCTCGCCGCCGTACTCAATCCGATAGCTAGGAGGGAGTCCAAAATTAAGATCTTTGAGTTGCTGCTGAAATTGGGTGAGGACCGTATCCGGTAAAGCTCCAGCCGTTAGAAATGCCTGGACGGTATTGATTCGTTGACCGTCTCGACGAACGATGGTGCTGATATCCGGTACCAGGCTTGTCGAGGCCAGTGCTCCGAAGGGAACTCGACTGCCGTTGCTAGATAACAAATCGAGCGATTCAATTTGGGAAAGATTCCCCCGTTGGCGATCGGCAAGACGGACCCGCACGGGTAGCTCTTCAGTGCCCTCTAAAATGGAGCCGCCTGTCACACCGTCCAAACTGCTGTTGAGCTGAGTTGCGATCTCACCATTATCTAACCCAGCCCGTTGAGCGATCACTTCATCGACAGTAAGGGCTAACTTAGGTGCAATTTCGGTCAAGTCTGCCTGGGTGTGAATCACGTTGGGTACCTGGGCCAACATCCCTCGCATTTGATTGCCGAGTTCTCTCAACTGATCGATATCAGGACCATAAAGCCGCAGCTCAATAGGGGCATCGAAGGGTGGTCCCTGTTCCAGTTGTTTGACTAAGATCTGTGCTTCGGGGAAGTCTCTATCTAGCTTGGTTTGTAACGTCTGAACGGTCCCGCGCAGGTCATCAGTATCGTTGAGCTGCACAATCCCTTGGGCATAGTTGGCGGCATTCCGACGATTGCTGATGATGTTATAGAAAAAAGAGGGCGCACTTTTACCCAGAAACCATTGCACATCAGCCACTTTAGGATGTTCTTGCATCACCTCGCGGGCTTTTAGAGCTAGAGTTTGAGTGGTTGAGATCGCGCTTGTCGCAGGCAGCTCAATTTCCACCTGAAACTGGTCGCGGTTGGTGGGCGGAAAAAACTGCTGGGGCAAACTCGCAAACTGGATAAATCCAGTGATGGGCAACACCATCGCTAAAATAATTCCCAAAATAGGCCGCCGGAAGACCGTCGCCAGACTCCAGCGATAGACGGTTGTCAGGCGCGAGTTTGCGAATCCATGCACCCACCAACGTTTTCGTGCAGGCTGTGGAAAACGCTGATGCATTAGACCCGTTAGGGCTGCAATCACCGTCAGCGACAAAACCAGCGAGCTGATCAAAGCTAGAATGACCGTGCTGCCAATCGTGCCGATAAATTCTCCCGTCCCTCCCGGTGAAGTCGCGATGGGGACAAAGGCCAACACCGTAGTCATCGTCGAAGCCAGCAGCGGAACGGCTAATTGCTTAACGGCTTGCTGAATCGCTTGGGCGGGCGTTCCCCCTGCTTGCAGATGGAGTTGCACCTCATCTACGACCACAATGGCATTATCAATCAGCAACCCCAGAGAGATAATCAGCCCCGTCACAGACATCTGGTGGAGCGGAATGCCTAGGGATTTCATAGCTCCGAACACGGTCAGAGTGGCTAAGGGCAATGCGGCCCCCACAATCAGAGCCGATCGCCACCCCAGAATTACCAGCGATACTCCAACCACCAGGAGAGAACTCATCACTAAGTTGCCAACCACCCCATTCAACCGCTGTTGAACGTAAAGACTTTGATCTAGAACAACCGTCATTCCTATACCATCAGATAAATTCGTTTCAAAGGTGTTCAGAACCTGATGGGCTTGCTCCGCCCAAGTATCGACCCGAAAGTCAGACTCTACGGTTGCAGAAACGACAATGGCAGGTTGTCCATCAATCAGGGTCAGATCTGAAACGGGCTGCTGAACGCCCTTCGTGACTTTGGCAATGTCACCCAGTTGGGCGACTTTCCCGGTTGCTTCCACTCGAATCGGAATCCGCCGCACCCGTTCGAGGGAATCGAGATTACTGCTCACTTCGAGTAACAGCTCATCTTGATTTCGCAACTCCCCTGCCGAAACTTTGGCATCGCTGGCGTTGATTTGCTGGGCGAGAACCTGAGCTGTCAATCCTAACTGAGCGAGTTCTGCAGAGTCTGCCTCCACGAGAATCTCTTCATCCGGTTCACCAAATATCTCTACCTTGTCAGTGCCTGAAACGTTACGCAATTGGGCTTCAAGTCCTTCTGCCACGCGGCGCAAAATGGCAGAATTGGCAGGGGAATCCAGTTCCCATTTTAGGCCCACAATGAGGGCGCTAGCCTTGACGCCACTGTCTTCATACTCTGGTTCTAAGGCTTCTGCCGGTAGCTGAGGGGTGACATCTTCGAGCTGACTGCGAACTCTGGCCCAGACGGGATCGACGTTGCGGATATTCTCTTTCAGTTCGATGGCAACGACGGATAGCCCTGGATTGGATGTGGATTCGAGGCTATCGATTTCTTCAATTTCAGATAGCTCTTCTTCGATTTTATCGGTGATCAAGGCTTCGACTCGCTCTGGGCTGGCACCGGGAAAAACTGTGGTGACGGTAGAGTTTCGCTGGGTTATTTCAGGATCTTCTAGGCGCGGCAGGGTTAAGAATGCTGACAGTCCCCAGACGATGATGAGAGCGATCGACAGGAAGAGAAGCTGTCGATTGCGGTAGAAGAGATTCAGCATTAATCAGTCCGAAGGGAGTATCTGTGGAGAGTGAATTACTGTGTTGTTGTTACTGAGGCAATAGAAGAACAAGGAGTGTGATCGAGAAAATCGCGATGATCTATCTCAAACTGGGTCACTCGCAATAATCATGGTCGCGGTACCACGCTACGGTGTCCCTCAAGGTTTCTAAGAGTGGTCGAAAATTGACATCTAGGACATCCATGGCCTTGGCCGAGTTGAACTGCTGCTGCGTCAGCATGATTTTGACGACATCCACTGACAAATCCACTAGTGACTGCCCGGTTAATCGACTGATCAGTGTCAGTAGCCGAGCCAGGAGATGCATGGCCCATCCGGGCAGTTTGCGCTGGGGGCCTTTCACGCCGCTGACCTCAGATAGGGTGGTGAGGATTTCTCCGGCTGAGTGGTATTGACCACCAACGAGATATCGTTCACCGGATTGCCCCTGCTTAACGGCGGTGATCATTGCTTGGGCGACATCACGGGCATCAACAATTGAGAGGCCTCCGGTTAAAATAAACGGAACCTTTTGCTGGAGAAAATTCAATACAAACCGACCGGACTCCGAGGGGGCAGCATCACTGGGGCCAAAGATTGTGCCGGGTTGAATCAACACGATGGGAAGGGAACGGTGCTCTAGGAACTGATCAACAGCGGCCTCTGCCATGACTTTGCTTCTGAAGTACAGATTGTCGATATTGAGTTCGCCGGGGAGAGAAGACTCGTCGCTGGGGCTTCCATCGGCCATCAGACCGAGACAGCCCGATGTACTGACATAGATAGATAACTTTCTGGATGCCTGCTTGGTCTGCGGCTTCCAGCAATGAGAGCGTGCCTTGAATATTAATTTGCTCTAGCTGGGGCCAATGGTCGCCCAATCCGTAATATTCACGGAAATAGGCGGCGGCATGGAATAGGATGTCGCAGTCCTGTAGATGAGATGCAAAGTTTGCCACGGCCCTCATGTCTCCCTGCACGAACTGAAGGTAAGAATGATTGCCGAGAACTCGCTGTCCTTTTTCGATGGAGCGCACTAGGGCTTGCACTTCATATCCCTGGCGTAGTAAGCAGGCTACTAAATTACTGCCCAACAGGCCTGTGCTTCCGGTGACAAATGCTTTCATGGCCCTACTCATTAAAGGTTACAAGCTGATCGGGGACGATGCGATGGGTGCCACGGGTGATGATGCGATCGCCACTTTCCACCATCCCCCTCACCAAAGAGCGACTACCTTCGGTGTATAAAATTTCGACATCTCGACGGGCTACTTTGTATACATCGTTGTTAGCCTTCACCACATAGGCCGACCATAGGCCGCGATCTCCTTTCACGAGCGCAGCAGTAGGCATCCAGAAACCTTGAGCCGGTTCTGTTTCTTTGAGAATCAGTCGAGCGGTGCTGCCAACGGTCAACTCCTGAATGCCAGAGAGCTGCAAAACAACGGTGACGGTGCGGCTGTTACCTTCTAGCTCCGGCAATTTTCCAGTCACC from the Acaryochloris thomasi RCC1774 genome contains:
- a CDS encoding cation:proton antiporter — protein: MLSTTLFTFPVDGPPMPSLLATTPEAEYAPFVLTGVLLTLIIVYLMSKLGGELSKRLDLPPVLGELVGGVIVGVSALHLIVFPEAGAAATDSLLMTALQWLGNLDAEAVAHIFASQSEVISVLAELGVIVLLFEIGLESDLRELGKVGYQAAIVAVVGVVAPFTLGTVGLVVFFHVPIIPAIFAGAALTATSIGITSKVLSELGHLKSTEGQIIVGAAVIDDVLGIIILAVVASLA
- the pgr5 gene encoding cyclic electron transport protein PGR5 — protein: MFAPIVLTLKQLIGKPQFMKMRGKAIAMHSRVITNVCNQFGIERTPRQNMIRLARDNGKRLGLLA
- a CDS encoding efflux RND transporter permease subunit codes for the protein MLNLFYRNRQLLFLSIALIIVWGLSAFLTLPRLEDPEITQRNSTVTTVFPGASPERVEALITDKIEEELSEIEEIDSLESTSNPGLSVVAIELKENIRNVDPVWARVRSQLEDVTPQLPAEALEPEYEDSGVKASALIVGLKWELDSPANSAILRRVAEGLEAQLRNVSGTDKVEIFGEPDEEILVEADSAELAQLGLTAQVLAQQINASDAKVSAGELRNQDELLLEVSSNLDSLERVRRIPIRVEATGKVAQLGDIAKVTKGVQQPVSDLTLIDGQPAIVVSATVESDFRVDTWAEQAHQVLNTFETNLSDGIGMTVVLDQSLYVQQRLNGVVGNLVMSSLLVVGVSLVILGWRSALIVGAALPLATLTVFGAMKSLGIPLHQMSVTGLIISLGLLIDNAIVVVDEVQLHLQAGGTPAQAIQQAVKQLAVPLLASTMTTVLAFVPIATSPGGTGEFIGTIGSTVILALISSLVLSLTVIAALTGLMHQRFPQPARKRWWVHGFANSRLTTVYRWSLATVFRRPILGIILAMVLPITGFIQFASLPQQFFPPTNRDQFQVEIELPATSAISTTQTLALKAREVMQEHPKVADVQWFLGKSAPSFFYNIISNRRNAANYAQGIVQLNDTDDLRGTVQTLQTKLDRDFPEAQILVKQLEQGPPFDAPIELRLYGPDIDQLRELGNQMRGMLAQVPNVIHTQADLTEIAPKLALTVDEVIAQRAGLDNGEIATQLNSSLDGVTGGSILEGTEELPVRVRLADRQRGNLSQIESLDLLSSNGSRVPFGALASTSLVPDISTIVRRDGQRINTVQAFLTAGALPDTVLTQFQQQLKDLNFGLPPSYRIEYGGEADARGSAVGNLLSTVGVLMVLMTAILVLSFNSFALAGVLAVVAIAAIGLAALALWTFDALFGFTAILGTLGLIGLALNDSIVVLAALQADPLARQGDRKATQEVVLKATRHIIATTVTTIIGFVPLMLDPTGFWPPLAIAIAGGLGGATLLALYFIPSTYLWLKRSAHRTSGGI
- a CDS encoding NAD-dependent epimerase/dehydratase family protein, with product MADGSPSDESSLPGELNIDNLYFRSKVMAEAAVDQFLEHRSLPIVLIQPGTIFGPSDAAPSESGRFVLNFLQQKVPFILTGGLSIVDARDVAQAMITAVKQGQSGERYLVGGQYHSAGEILTTLSEVSGVKGPQRKLPGWAMHLLARLLTLISRLTGQSLVDLSVDVVKIMLTQQQFNSAKAMDVLDVNFRPLLETLRDTVAWYRDHDYCE
- a CDS encoding NAD-dependent epimerase/dehydratase family protein; the encoded protein is MKAFVTGSTGLLGSNLVACLLRQGYEVQALVRSIEKGQRVLGNHSYLQFVQGDMRAVANFASHLQDCDILFHAAAYFREYYGLGDHWPQLEQINIQGTLSLLEAADQAGIQKVIYLCQYIGLSRSDGRWKPQRRVFSPRRTQYRQSVLQKQSHGRGRC